In the Pseudonocardia cypriaca genome, one interval contains:
- a CDS encoding class I adenylate-forming enzyme family protein: MDLGTAMRWTAERFPDRAAVRGSGRHLGYREWDARTNQLARALAGAGVRPGDRVALALAGGEPLASLHLAAQKLGAVSVPLSTRFSPDELRYCVEDSGARLLVTDPANAERAAAAAAGGAVVVREAAELDAAAGREPDHASDAHPAETDTSVMLYTSGTTGRPKGVPRTHRAEHSAAVAHAVQTQQRLGEVVLGVMPMFHTMGLRTLLASIVVGGTWVAQPAFDAEESLELITAQDVTSLYLVPTIYWSLVRTGRLHEARALDRLAYAGAAMTPALAEQLVAEVGPRAFVNHFGSTEIYTFTIGPDVAAKPGSAGRAGIFSRVRLVAPEPGAAPDALVGPGEQGQVIVSMQSPEAFGGYWQRPDADAKSIRDGWYYTGDLAVADEDGDLWVSGRVDDMINSGGENLYPDEIEAALVRCPAVDDVCVVGLPDDRWGQAVTAFVVPARGTEPMPAVDEAIAYAREALPSLKRPKRVIAVASIPRSGVGKTLRRTLVAGEFDALADSAPEASRA, from the coding sequence ATGGATCTGGGCACGGCGATGCGGTGGACGGCCGAGCGCTTCCCCGACCGGGCCGCGGTGCGCGGGAGCGGGCGGCACCTCGGCTACCGGGAGTGGGACGCGCGCACGAACCAGCTGGCGCGCGCCCTCGCGGGGGCCGGGGTGCGCCCCGGCGACCGGGTCGCGCTCGCCCTGGCCGGCGGCGAGCCGCTCGCGAGCCTGCACCTCGCGGCGCAGAAGCTGGGCGCGGTGTCGGTGCCGCTGTCCACCCGCTTCTCGCCCGACGAGCTGCGCTACTGCGTCGAGGACTCGGGCGCGCGGCTCCTCGTCACCGACCCGGCCAACGCCGAGCGCGCCGCGGCCGCCGCCGCGGGCGGTGCGGTCGTGGTGCGCGAGGCCGCGGAGCTGGACGCCGCCGCCGGGCGCGAGCCCGACCACGCGTCCGACGCGCACCCCGCGGAGACCGACACCAGCGTGATGCTCTACACCTCGGGCACGACCGGCCGCCCCAAGGGCGTGCCGCGCACCCACCGGGCCGAGCACTCCGCGGCCGTGGCGCACGCCGTGCAGACCCAGCAGCGCCTCGGCGAGGTCGTGCTCGGCGTCATGCCGATGTTCCACACGATGGGCCTGCGAACCCTGCTGGCCAGCATCGTCGTCGGGGGCACGTGGGTCGCGCAGCCCGCGTTCGACGCGGAGGAGTCGCTCGAGCTCATCACGGCGCAGGACGTCACCTCGCTGTACCTGGTGCCCACGATCTACTGGTCGCTCGTGCGCACCGGGCGCCTGCACGAGGCCCGCGCCCTGGACCGGCTGGCCTACGCCGGCGCCGCGATGACGCCGGCCCTGGCCGAGCAGCTCGTCGCGGAGGTGGGGCCCCGCGCGTTCGTGAACCACTTCGGCAGCACCGAGATCTACACCTTCACCATCGGTCCGGACGTGGCCGCGAAGCCCGGCTCCGCCGGCCGCGCCGGGATCTTCTCCCGGGTGCGGCTGGTGGCCCCCGAGCCCGGCGCCGCCCCCGACGCGCTCGTCGGGCCGGGGGAGCAGGGCCAGGTGATCGTGTCGATGCAGAGCCCGGAGGCATTCGGCGGGTACTGGCAGCGGCCCGACGCCGACGCGAAGTCGATCCGCGACGGCTGGTACTACACCGGCGACCTCGCGGTCGCCGACGAGGACGGCGACCTGTGGGTGTCCGGCCGTGTCGATGACATGATCAACTCCGGCGGGGAGAACCTCTACCCCGACGAGATCGAGGCCGCGCTCGTGCGCTGCCCGGCCGTCGACGACGTGTGCGTCGTCGGCCTGCCCGACGACCGCTGGGGCCAGGCGGTCACCGCCTTCGTCGTGCCGGCCCGCGGCACCGAGCCGATGCCCGCGGTGGACGAGGCGATCGCGTACGCCCGGGAGGCGCTGCCGTCGCTCAAGCGGCCCAAGCGCGTGATCGCCGTCGCCTCGATCCCGAGGTCGGGCGTGGGCAAGACGCTGCGCCGCACGCTCGTGGCCGGCGAGTTCGACGCACTGGCCGACAGCGCGCCGGAGGCCAGCCGTGCCTGA
- a CDS encoding xanthine dehydrogenase family protein molybdopterin-binding subunit produces MPEQQRWIPSRTEDAPLVTGRGRFLDDLDPLPGTLVAAVVRSTQPHALLRSVDLSRARAHPGVAAVIGPDEVRAALRPFPLSTGAAMPYYPTGTDKVRFVGEPVAVVVATDRYTAEDAAELVSVDYEPLPPVVDPRAALAADAPLLHDGAGSNVATDRTFSFGPVEEAFAAAEHVVEGEYDFPRYSSVPMECYSVIASWTEDGAGPGVEAWANFHGPFTMVPVMAGALGVPVSRIRLHVPADIGGSFGIKAGIYPYVVLMALASKHAGTPVRWSEDRVEHLLASSAGADRVMRFAAAVAADGTVTALKTDLVDDVGAYLRPPEPSTLYRCYGNITGPYRIGAVEIRARAVVTNRMPVGLNRGFGGQQLYFGLERLMDAVADATGRDVLDVRRRNLVSSFPHETPTGGVYDSGDYLAAVDLAAKNADLAELRARQEEVRAAGGYYGVGVGLVVDPSGTNIGYVGLATPAEQRRPGRDKSGSTEHVRLSVDVQGLVTVLLGSVPQGQGHATVARAVAAARLGLPVEQVRVVVDMDTATTPWTVTSGSYSSRFAPLVTSAVVQAADRIAATVRAAGSAMLDLPAEELELAEGQVRHRDDPSRAVEFRHAAGLVHWDPGALPAGTPARLYEEAAFTPAEVRAATRDDRINSSLCYGFVAEIVAVRIDPDTLEITVDRVSSVHDAGTVLDQQLLDGQVYGALAHALGGAAYEEMTYAESGQPTAGTFLDYLCPTSAETAFELRTDHVVSPSPLTPLGAKGCGEGSSMSFPVAFANAVADALRPAGVPITRLPLHGDVLHRLLDQKEQGVQTWH; encoded by the coding sequence GTGCCTGAGCAGCAGCGCTGGATCCCCTCCCGCACCGAGGACGCGCCGCTGGTCACGGGCCGGGGCCGGTTCCTCGACGACCTCGACCCGCTGCCCGGCACGCTGGTCGCCGCCGTCGTGCGCTCCACGCAGCCGCACGCCCTGCTGCGCTCGGTCGACCTGTCGCGCGCCCGGGCGCACCCCGGCGTCGCCGCGGTGATCGGCCCGGACGAGGTGCGCGCCGCGCTGCGCCCGTTCCCGCTGTCCACCGGGGCGGCGATGCCCTACTACCCCACGGGCACCGACAAGGTGCGCTTCGTCGGGGAGCCGGTCGCCGTGGTGGTGGCCACCGACCGGTACACCGCCGAGGACGCCGCCGAGCTGGTGAGCGTCGACTACGAGCCGCTGCCTCCCGTCGTGGACCCGCGGGCCGCGCTGGCCGCGGACGCCCCGCTGCTGCACGACGGGGCGGGGTCGAACGTCGCCACCGACCGGACGTTCTCCTTCGGGCCCGTCGAGGAGGCGTTCGCGGCCGCCGAGCACGTCGTCGAGGGCGAGTACGACTTCCCGCGCTACTCGTCGGTGCCGATGGAGTGCTACTCGGTCATCGCCTCGTGGACCGAGGACGGGGCCGGGCCGGGCGTCGAGGCCTGGGCCAACTTCCACGGCCCGTTCACGATGGTCCCGGTGATGGCGGGCGCGCTGGGCGTGCCCGTCTCGCGGATCCGGTTGCACGTGCCCGCCGACATCGGCGGCAGCTTCGGGATCAAGGCCGGGATCTACCCGTACGTGGTGCTCATGGCGCTGGCGTCGAAGCACGCGGGCACGCCGGTGCGGTGGAGCGAGGACCGCGTCGAGCACCTGCTCGCGAGCTCGGCCGGCGCCGACCGCGTGATGCGGTTCGCCGCGGCCGTCGCGGCGGACGGCACCGTCACCGCGCTGAAGACCGACCTCGTCGACGACGTCGGTGCCTACCTGCGCCCGCCGGAGCCGTCCACGCTCTACCGGTGCTACGGCAACATCACCGGCCCGTACCGCATCGGCGCGGTGGAGATCCGGGCGCGGGCGGTCGTCACCAACCGGATGCCGGTGGGGCTCAACCGCGGCTTCGGCGGCCAGCAGCTCTACTTCGGCCTCGAGCGCCTCATGGACGCCGTCGCCGACGCCACCGGCCGCGACGTGCTGGACGTGCGCCGGCGCAACCTCGTGTCCTCCTTCCCGCACGAGACACCCACCGGCGGCGTCTACGACTCCGGCGACTACCTCGCGGCCGTGGACCTCGCGGCCAAGAACGCCGACCTGGCCGAGCTGCGGGCCCGCCAGGAGGAGGTGCGCGCCGCGGGCGGCTACTACGGCGTGGGCGTGGGGCTGGTGGTCGACCCGTCCGGCACCAACATCGGCTACGTCGGCCTCGCCACCCCGGCCGAGCAGCGCAGGCCGGGCCGGGACAAGTCCGGCTCCACCGAGCACGTGCGCCTCTCGGTGGACGTGCAGGGCCTGGTGACGGTGCTGCTGGGCAGCGTGCCGCAGGGGCAGGGGCACGCCACCGTGGCCCGCGCGGTCGCCGCGGCGCGCCTCGGACTGCCCGTGGAGCAGGTGCGCGTCGTCGTCGACATGGACACCGCCACCACGCCGTGGACGGTGACCTCCGGCAGCTACTCCTCGCGCTTCGCGCCGCTGGTGACGAGCGCGGTCGTGCAGGCCGCCGACCGGATCGCCGCCACCGTCCGGGCCGCGGGCTCCGCGATGCTCGACCTGCCGGCCGAGGAGCTGGAGCTCGCCGAGGGGCAGGTCCGGCACCGGGACGACCCCTCGCGCGCGGTGGAGTTCCGGCACGCAGCCGGCCTCGTGCACTGGGACCCCGGCGCCCTGCCCGCAGGCACCCCGGCCCGCCTCTACGAGGAGGCCGCGTTCACCCCGGCGGAGGTCCGGGCGGCCACCCGCGACGACCGGATCAACTCCTCGCTCTGCTACGGCTTCGTCGCCGAGATCGTCGCCGTGCGGATCGACCCGGACACCCTCGAGATCACCGTCGACCGGGTCTCGTCGGTGCACGACGCGGGCACCGTGCTCGACCAGCAGCTGCTCGACGGCCAGGTGTACGGGGCGCTCGCCCACGCCCTCGGCGGGGCGGCGTACGAGGAGATGACCTACGCCGAGTCGGGCCAGCCGACGGCGGGCACGTTCCTGGACTACCTGTGCCCGACCAGCGCCGAGACCGCCTTCGAGCTCCGCACCGACCACGTGGTCTCGCCGTCCCCGCTCACCCCGCTGGGTGCGAAGGGGTGCGGGGAGGGCTCGTCCATGAGCTTCCCGGTGGCGTTCGCGAACGCCGTCGCCGACGCGCTGCGCCCGGCAGGCGTCCCCATCACCCGGCTGCCGCTGCACGGCGACGTACTGCACCGGCTGCTCGACCAGAAGGAACAAGGAGTACAGACATGGCACTGA
- a CDS encoding HdeD family acid-resistance protein: MTAHAPDETAGVRGLTQIADSPGLVLGAGALSILIGVLVLAWPGATIVVIAWLFAVQLLVAGVLQLVSGFSAGRGPGVRVLSVLLGALSILVGLLCLRSTLQTALLLGLVIGALWVVQGVAGVANAVGSERGAERGWGIASGVLSVVGGAVVLVYPGTSLAVLTWLFGIVLVVLGAVLVIQGFAARRAHPAAPEPAGANLAGSGP, from the coding sequence ATGACCGCACACGCACCAGACGAAACAGCGGGGGTGCGGGGTCTCACGCAGATCGCGGATTCGCCGGGCCTGGTGCTCGGCGCCGGGGCGCTGAGCATCCTCATCGGCGTGCTCGTCCTCGCGTGGCCGGGCGCCACGATCGTGGTCATCGCGTGGCTGTTCGCTGTGCAGCTGCTCGTTGCCGGCGTGTTGCAGCTGGTGTCGGGCTTCTCGGCCGGCCGCGGACCCGGTGTTCGCGTGCTGTCCGTGTTGCTCGGGGCGTTGTCGATCCTGGTCGGGTTGCTGTGCCTGCGGTCGACGTTGCAGACCGCGCTGCTCCTCGGGCTGGTCATCGGGGCGTTGTGGGTGGTGCAGGGCGTCGCCGGTGTCGCGAACGCCGTCGGCTCGGAACGAGGGGCGGAACGTGGCTGGGGGATCGCCTCCGGCGTCCTGTCGGTGGTCGGCGGTGCCGTCGTGCTGGTCTATCCGGGCACGAGCCTCGCCGTTCTGACCTGGCTGTTCGGGATCGTGCTCGTGGTACTCGGAGCCGTGCTCGTCATCCAGGGCTTTGCGGCTCGACGCGCCCATCCCGCTGCCCCGGAGCCGGCCGGCGCGAACCTGGCGGGATCCGGGCCCTGA
- a CDS encoding putative quinol monooxygenase gives MAIYSIWESRFPAARAAEGRALTEAIWRDMPAFDGYLGHELLVDADDPGHLLVLSQWVSREHADASLRRYATHPNAQAANSLVSEPRRRIVADRVS, from the coding sequence ATGGCGATCTACTCGATTTGGGAGTCCCGGTTCCCCGCGGCGCGGGCGGCAGAAGGGCGGGCGCTCACCGAGGCGATCTGGCGGGACATGCCGGCCTTCGACGGCTACCTGGGTCACGAGCTGCTCGTGGATGCTGACGACCCCGGTCACCTGCTGGTGCTCAGCCAGTGGGTGAGCCGGGAGCACGCCGACGCGTCTCTTCGGCGATACGCGACGCACCCGAACGCCCAGGCTGCCAACAGCCTGGTCAGCGAGCCTCGACGACGCATCGTCGCGGACCGCGTGAGCTGA
- a CDS encoding FAD binding domain-containing protein, whose protein sequence is MKAPPFAYVRPATLDDVLGELAGGDAKVLAGGQSLVPVLAMRLGRPATLVDIGAVRELHAVESRDGLRVGAAVRQRTIERSAEARAVPLIGMALPFVGHRELRSRGTVVGSLAHADPAAELPAVAACLEASIEVAGPAGRRTVPATEFFTGAMTTGAGPEDVVVAVTFPAARPGEGFGFAEIARRHGDFALAGVAARVRVGADGAVEQARITGFGISDRPVTRDVTALVREHPTEERLRPETARLAAEVVDTGGDAHGSTGYRRRLYGVLAARELAAALRRARTSTEEAA, encoded by the coding sequence ATGAAGGCCCCGCCGTTCGCCTACGTCCGTCCCGCCACGCTCGACGACGTCCTCGGCGAGCTGGCCGGCGGCGACGCGAAGGTGCTCGCAGGCGGGCAGTCGCTGGTGCCGGTGCTGGCGATGCGGCTCGGCCGCCCCGCGACCCTCGTGGACATCGGCGCCGTCCGCGAGCTGCACGCCGTGGAGTCCCGGGACGGGCTGCGGGTCGGCGCCGCGGTGCGGCAGCGCACCATCGAGCGATCGGCGGAGGCGCGGGCGGTTCCCCTGATCGGGATGGCGCTGCCCTTCGTGGGGCACCGCGAGCTGCGCAGCCGCGGCACCGTCGTGGGCAGCCTCGCGCACGCCGACCCGGCCGCCGAGCTGCCCGCCGTGGCCGCGTGCCTGGAGGCGTCGATCGAGGTCGCCGGTCCGGCCGGGCGCCGGACCGTCCCGGCGACGGAGTTCTTCACCGGGGCGATGACCACCGGTGCGGGACCCGAGGACGTCGTCGTCGCCGTGACGTTCCCGGCGGCCCGGCCGGGGGAGGGCTTCGGGTTCGCCGAGATCGCGCGTCGGCACGGCGACTTCGCCCTCGCCGGCGTCGCCGCCCGCGTGCGCGTCGGCGCCGACGGCGCGGTGGAGCAGGCCCGGATCACCGGGTTCGGGATCTCCGACCGCCCGGTCACCCGGGACGTCACCGCGCTCGTGCGCGAGCACCCGACCGAGGAGCGGCTGCGCCCGGAGACCGCCCGGCTCGCCGCCGAGGTCGTCGACACCGGGGGCGACGCGCACGGTTCCACCGGGTACCGCAGGCGCCTCTACGGCGTGCTCGCCGCGCGCGAGCTCGCCGCCGCGCTGCGCCGCGCCCGGACGTCGACGGAGGAGGCAGCATGA
- a CDS encoding CGNR zinc finger domain-containing protein translates to MQLAEVVDRPVAAADLADLRRLQQAAVSAVEALVGDGTLDCREINDLAAQSVARVELVVADGVPQRRFVWTDASMAAALARRLIDELGELDQSRLRRCARAECDLIFYDTTRSRTRRWHAEDPCGWRERQRVHRGPRPPVDGGT, encoded by the coding sequence GTGCAGTTGGCCGAGGTCGTCGACCGGCCGGTTGCGGCCGCGGACCTGGCCGACCTGCGCCGGCTCCAGCAGGCCGCGGTCTCAGCGGTAGAGGCGCTCGTCGGCGACGGGACCCTGGACTGCCGGGAGATCAACGATCTTGCCGCGCAGAGCGTTGCACGCGTCGAGCTCGTCGTGGCGGACGGTGTCCCGCAGCGGCGGTTCGTCTGGACGGACGCTTCGATGGCCGCGGCGCTGGCGCGGCGACTGATCGATGAACTGGGTGAACTCGATCAGTCCCGATTGCGGCGTTGCGCTCGTGCGGAGTGCGACCTGATCTTCTACGACACCACACGGTCGCGCACCCGGCGGTGGCATGCCGAAGATCCGTGTGGCTGGCGCGAGCGCCAGCGCGTCCACCGCGGCCCGCGGCCACCCGTCGACGGGGGGACGTAG
- a CDS encoding LuxR C-terminal-related transcriptional regulator, producing MDVSRSVPGLPEPFVPRPRLLAALDDAGGDRTVLVCAPAGFGKTSLLAHWTRSAEAAGTAVAWADVHRSDDDPSRFWVTVLNAVRACRVVPADSRLHELCRLAPSSWATSGFVTDVIRAVEALPARITLVLHDVHELVAPATLKGLESLLLARSARLRLLVCSRSDPPLSLGQLRSAGRLREIRADQLRFTVDEAGALLRRSGLRLTPSQVSEVHGGTRGWPEGMRLGGAALRGGADPQEFLQRLTTNTRPMAAFLVGELVATLPKADRKALSAISIGGPVPAELAAVLTGRPDAGPLLDRLARETGLVVPVRAPAAPFSIRPLVAALLRGEDSMRTEEHSELHARAARWWMAHGDPVAATAQAIRAADDRLLVELVHRCAAALLVTGYHLELRRALSAVGERVVAGDPWLTLCSALLRIESGDATGAEADLRRAGELFPAEPDSRLAVLRSIAQLFDLASSADLTADPQPLGEERRGFDAPEWNALALVSVGGRALLAHAAPVAASAALEDALELTRRHGFRYLEMQCLALLAGVAGVAGDYRAMTAAANGALRVAATRGWDRSPWSATARWMLAYSALMRAQPAEARRYASEGLRRGGTALRPRLVSALRAVHGAALFDSGRRHEGLQQMQQARTDLGGVPLSAEQAAVLAVLEHHAAVVLDRPVDARTVVDWLSDRIGRPGEVLLMQAWEKLSVGRSNAARADVEPILAGAVPSVLPHTLVEALLVAVSVDVSGGQVHTARNALRAALSSGASLEVVRPFALAEAEARELLGSHVTHSGSTEPFAVRALAAGRSHERPTADLDAAERQVIALLSSPLSVEQIADELDIPIDEAQARLRMIYRKLGVSSRRTAVTAASERGIRR from the coding sequence GTGGATGTGAGCAGGTCGGTTCCGGGCCTCCCGGAACCGTTCGTTCCCCGCCCGAGGCTGCTTGCCGCGCTGGATGACGCCGGCGGTGACCGGACGGTGCTCGTCTGCGCCCCGGCCGGATTCGGTAAGACCTCGCTGCTGGCGCACTGGACCCGGTCTGCCGAGGCGGCGGGTACCGCGGTCGCCTGGGCCGACGTCCACCGCTCCGACGACGACCCGAGCAGGTTCTGGGTAACCGTCCTCAATGCCGTGAGGGCCTGCCGCGTCGTGCCCGCGGACAGCAGGCTCCACGAGCTGTGCCGCCTCGCCCCGAGTTCGTGGGCCACGTCCGGGTTCGTGACCGACGTCATCCGGGCGGTCGAGGCGCTGCCGGCACGGATCACGCTGGTCCTGCACGACGTCCACGAACTCGTCGCTCCGGCCACGCTGAAGGGTCTGGAGTCGCTCCTGCTGGCCCGGTCTGCACGGCTGCGCCTCCTGGTGTGCAGTCGCTCGGACCCACCACTGTCGCTGGGCCAACTCCGATCGGCAGGCAGGCTGCGCGAGATCCGGGCCGACCAGCTGCGCTTCACCGTGGATGAGGCCGGTGCGCTCCTGCGCCGATCGGGCCTTCGCCTGACCCCTTCGCAGGTCAGCGAGGTGCACGGCGGAACCCGCGGCTGGCCCGAGGGTATGCGTCTGGGTGGTGCCGCGCTGCGCGGCGGCGCCGATCCGCAGGAGTTCCTGCAGCGGCTCACGACGAACACCCGCCCAATGGCCGCCTTCCTCGTCGGCGAGCTTGTCGCCACGCTCCCGAAGGCTGATCGGAAGGCGCTGTCGGCGATCAGTATCGGCGGACCGGTGCCGGCCGAGCTGGCGGCCGTACTCACCGGCCGGCCGGACGCGGGCCCGCTCCTCGACCGGCTGGCCCGTGAGACCGGGCTCGTCGTGCCTGTCCGCGCACCTGCCGCGCCGTTCAGCATCCGCCCGCTCGTGGCGGCGCTGCTACGGGGTGAGGACTCGATGCGGACAGAAGAGCATTCGGAGCTCCACGCCCGGGCGGCACGCTGGTGGATGGCGCACGGCGATCCCGTCGCCGCGACGGCCCAGGCCATCCGGGCCGCCGACGACAGACTGCTCGTCGAACTGGTGCATCGGTGCGCGGCGGCGCTGCTGGTGACCGGCTACCACCTCGAGCTTCGCCGGGCGCTGTCAGCGGTGGGTGAGCGAGTGGTCGCCGGCGATCCGTGGCTCACCCTCTGCTCCGCGCTGCTCCGCATCGAGAGCGGGGACGCAACGGGGGCCGAGGCCGACCTCCGGCGTGCCGGCGAGTTGTTCCCCGCTGAGCCCGACTCCCGGCTCGCCGTCCTCCGCTCCATCGCCCAGCTGTTCGACTTGGCATCCAGCGCCGACCTCACGGCCGATCCCCAACCGCTCGGCGAGGAGCGAAGAGGATTCGACGCCCCGGAGTGGAACGCTTTGGCTCTGGTGAGTGTCGGAGGCCGGGCCTTGCTCGCCCACGCCGCCCCGGTGGCGGCCTCCGCGGCGTTGGAGGATGCGCTCGAGCTCACCCGCCGGCACGGCTTCCGCTACCTCGAGATGCAGTGCTTGGCGCTGCTCGCCGGGGTAGCGGGTGTCGCCGGGGACTACCGGGCGATGACAGCCGCGGCGAACGGAGCGCTCCGTGTGGCGGCCACTCGCGGATGGGATCGGTCGCCCTGGTCGGCCACCGCTCGATGGATGCTCGCCTACTCCGCGCTGATGCGGGCCCAGCCCGCCGAGGCGCGCCGCTACGCGAGCGAGGGGCTGCGGCGAGGCGGGACCGCGCTCCGGCCGCGGCTCGTGTCCGCGTTGCGAGCAGTGCACGGCGCCGCACTCTTCGACTCAGGCCGGCGGCACGAGGGCCTGCAGCAGATGCAGCAGGCGAGGACCGACCTCGGTGGCGTTCCGTTGAGCGCCGAGCAGGCCGCCGTGCTGGCGGTGCTGGAGCACCACGCCGCGGTCGTGCTCGACAGGCCGGTCGACGCCCGCACGGTCGTCGACTGGCTCTCCGACCGCATCGGCAGGCCGGGGGAAGTGCTGCTCATGCAAGCGTGGGAGAAGCTGTCCGTGGGCCGGAGCAACGCCGCCCGCGCGGACGTCGAGCCGATCCTCGCCGGCGCCGTCCCCTCGGTCCTGCCGCACACGCTCGTCGAGGCGCTGCTGGTCGCGGTCAGCGTCGACGTGTCGGGTGGCCAGGTGCACACCGCGAGGAACGCCCTGCGGGCCGCCCTCTCCTCGGGCGCGTCGCTGGAGGTCGTACGGCCGTTCGCGCTGGCCGAGGCGGAGGCGCGTGAGCTACTCGGAAGCCACGTCACCCACTCCGGTTCGACCGAGCCTTTCGCGGTGCGGGCACTCGCCGCGGGACGCAGCCACGAACGACCGACCGCGGATCTCGACGCCGCCGAGCGGCAGGTGATCGCGCTGCTGTCCTCGCCACTGTCGGTGGAGCAGATCGCCGACGAGCTGGACATCCCGATCGACGAGGCGCAGGCCCGGCTGCGCATGATCTACCGCAAGCTCGGGGTCAGCAGTAGGCGGACTGCGGTGACGGCAGCCTCGGAGCGCGGCATTCGCCGCTGA
- a CDS encoding PadR family transcriptional regulator: MSDAVGVRLSATSYVVLGMIALRGPSTPYELKRAVGHSVGYFWHFPHAQLYSEPDRLAALGLLELAVEDRGRRRKTYSLTDAGRRALRAWLASPTDEHFQMRDIAELKLFFNEAGDPENVTALARDQIKQHEARIAVYESMVERFGADPAAQPRMITLELGLEMEHAALRFWTALADDDLDRLRAERRERT; the protein is encoded by the coding sequence GTGAGTGACGCAGTGGGTGTGCGACTGTCGGCGACGTCCTACGTCGTGCTCGGGATGATCGCCCTGCGCGGCCCGTCCACCCCGTACGAGCTCAAGCGCGCGGTGGGGCACTCCGTGGGCTACTTCTGGCACTTCCCGCACGCCCAGCTCTACTCCGAGCCCGACCGGCTCGCGGCGCTGGGGCTGCTGGAGCTCGCCGTCGAGGACCGCGGGCGGCGGCGCAAGACGTACTCGCTCACCGACGCCGGGCGCCGCGCCCTGCGCGCGTGGCTCGCCTCCCCCACCGACGAGCACTTCCAGATGCGCGACATCGCCGAGCTCAAGCTGTTCTTCAACGAGGCCGGCGACCCGGAGAACGTCACCGCGCTGGCCCGCGACCAGATCAAGCAGCACGAGGCCCGGATCGCGGTCTACGAGTCCATGGTCGAGCGCTTCGGCGCCGACCCGGCCGCCCAGCCCCGGATGATCACCCTGGAGCTGGGCCTGGAGATGGAGCACGCCGCGCTGCGGTTCTGGACCGCGCTGGCCGACGACGACCTCGACCGCCTCCGCGCGGAGCGCCGCGAGCGGACCTGA
- a CDS encoding DUF6069 family protein encodes MSPPERRAEPRVIVNSARLWSGGVATAVVAALVALVGVLIGNGALDLNMTVPPLLPLGGSFAVNYAITAAVLALAATGLAHLLAVTAPRPRSFFAWIVGLVTVVGVVLPFAIGGTLSGSLATAVVDLVIGLCILGLISSVMSRTTRIGWGSELTG; translated from the coding sequence ATGAGCCCACCGGAGAGGCGAGCCGAGCCGCGGGTCATCGTCAACTCGGCCCGACTCTGGTCCGGCGGAGTGGCGACCGCGGTCGTGGCCGCGCTCGTCGCGCTGGTCGGCGTGCTGATCGGCAACGGCGCCCTGGACCTGAACATGACCGTGCCACCGCTGCTGCCACTGGGCGGCTCGTTCGCCGTGAACTACGCGATCACCGCGGCCGTCCTGGCGCTGGCCGCAACCGGGCTCGCACACCTGCTCGCGGTGACAGCGCCGCGTCCACGCTCGTTCTTCGCCTGGATCGTCGGCCTCGTGACCGTGGTGGGGGTCGTGCTGCCGTTCGCCATCGGCGGGACGCTGAGCGGGAGCTTGGCGACCGCCGTCGTCGACCTCGTCATCGGTCTGTGCATCCTCGGCCTCATCTCGTCCGTCATGTCGAGGACGACCCGGATCGGGTGGGGCAGCGAACTGACCGGCTGA
- a CDS encoding enoyl-CoA hydratase/isomerase family protein, with product MALTGGDVLLERGHDGRVAYLTLSHGKYSVITWEMRRLVAERFAEIDRDDEVRVVVVRSDGEHFSSGGDIAGFMEVEPFDFTDLGHNVTAAARSPKPVIAAVDGYCFGVGLELVLSCDIRLATPRSQFALPEMNLGMIPGSGGTQRLGRLIGLSRAKFHIMTATRIQAQQALDWGVLAGLHDDRDALYAAVDELAAKMAAFSPSAQRTAKEVLDKGLDGPLYTGIELERKAYAMLRATEDFAEGVKAFGEKRKPDFKGR from the coding sequence ATGGCACTGACCGGCGGCGACGTCCTCCTGGAGCGCGGCCACGACGGGCGGGTCGCGTACCTGACCCTGTCCCACGGCAAGTACAGCGTGATCACCTGGGAGATGCGCCGGCTCGTGGCGGAGCGGTTCGCCGAGATCGACCGCGACGACGAGGTGCGCGTGGTGGTGGTCCGCTCCGACGGCGAGCACTTCTCCTCCGGTGGCGACATCGCCGGGTTCATGGAGGTCGAACCGTTCGACTTCACCGACCTCGGGCACAACGTCACCGCGGCGGCGCGCAGCCCGAAGCCGGTGATCGCCGCCGTGGACGGCTACTGCTTCGGCGTGGGCCTGGAGCTGGTGCTGTCCTGCGACATCCGGCTGGCCACCCCGCGCAGCCAGTTCGCGCTGCCGGAGATGAACCTGGGGATGATCCCGGGGTCCGGGGGCACCCAGCGGCTGGGCCGGCTCATCGGGCTGTCCCGGGCGAAGTTCCACATCATGACGGCCACCCGCATCCAGGCGCAGCAGGCGCTCGACTGGGGCGTGCTCGCCGGCCTGCACGACGACCGCGACGCGCTCTACGCCGCCGTCGACGAGCTCGCCGCGAAGATGGCCGCGTTCTCGCCGTCGGCGCAGCGCACCGCCAAGGAGGTCCTCGACAAGGGCCTGGACGGCCCGCTGTACACGGGGATCGAGCTGGAGCGCAAGGCGTACGCGATGCTGCGGGCCACCGAGGACTTCGCCGAGGGGGTCAAGGCGTTCGGCGAGAAGCGCAAGCCCGACTTCAAGGGCCGGTGA